The Aquipuribacter hungaricus genome has a segment encoding these proteins:
- a CDS encoding phosphomannomutase/phosphoglucomutase, which produces MGAVSHPLLDIVKAYDVRGVVGEQIDAESCRALGSAFATLVVLPEAEGGEPRLAVGYDMRPSSPELAQAFAEGAAEAGAVVTVLGLTSTDQLYFASGSRDAAGVMFTASHNPARYNGLKLCRRGARPVSLDTGLAGVRDLAVAILTGGTEPATGTGGSVSTDDSLAAYSSHLRSLVPLDGRPLRVVVDAGNGMGGMTVPAVLGDAAGLPALPLEVLPLYFELDGTFPNHDANPLDLSTLVDLQAAVREHGADLGLAMDGDADRCFVIDERGEVVDPSTVTALVAELEIARARQGGEDVPVVLYNLITSRAVPDVVEAAGGRAVRTRVGHSYIKAEMASTGAVFGGEHSAHFYFRDFYGADSGMLAALHVLAALGRTPEGTTLSALVQDYARYARSGEVNSTVADAADATARVLADVQAGPDPVELDHLDGVTVSATDGSWWFNLRSSNTEPLLRLNVEAADEATMVRVRDHVLSVVRAG; this is translated from the coding sequence CCCCCTGCTGGACATCGTCAAGGCCTACGACGTCAGAGGCGTCGTCGGCGAGCAGATCGACGCGGAGAGCTGCCGGGCCCTGGGGTCCGCGTTCGCGACGCTGGTCGTCCTGCCCGAGGCCGAGGGCGGCGAGCCCCGCCTGGCCGTCGGGTACGACATGCGCCCCTCCTCGCCGGAGCTCGCCCAGGCCTTCGCCGAGGGCGCCGCCGAGGCCGGGGCCGTGGTCACCGTCCTGGGCCTCACCTCGACCGACCAGCTGTACTTCGCCTCGGGCTCCCGCGACGCCGCGGGGGTCATGTTCACCGCGAGCCACAACCCCGCCCGGTACAACGGCCTCAAGCTGTGCCGCCGCGGTGCCCGTCCCGTGAGCCTGGACACCGGCCTGGCCGGGGTCCGCGACCTCGCGGTCGCCATCCTCACCGGCGGCACCGAGCCGGCCACCGGCACCGGCGGGTCGGTCTCCACCGACGACAGCCTCGCCGCCTACAGCAGCCACCTGCGCTCGCTCGTCCCGCTCGACGGCCGCCCGCTGCGCGTGGTCGTCGACGCCGGCAACGGCATGGGCGGCATGACGGTCCCCGCCGTGCTCGGCGACGCCGCCGGGCTGCCCGCGCTCCCGCTGGAGGTGCTGCCGCTGTACTTCGAGCTGGACGGCACCTTCCCCAACCACGACGCCAACCCCCTGGACCTGTCGACGCTGGTGGACCTGCAGGCGGCCGTCCGCGAGCACGGCGCCGACCTGGGCCTGGCCATGGACGGCGACGCCGACCGCTGCTTCGTCATCGACGAGCGCGGCGAGGTCGTCGACCCCAGCACCGTGACCGCGCTGGTCGCCGAGCTGGAGATCGCCCGCGCCCGGCAGGGCGGCGAGGACGTCCCCGTCGTCCTCTACAACCTCATCACCTCCCGTGCCGTGCCCGACGTCGTCGAGGCCGCGGGCGGCCGCGCGGTGCGCACCCGGGTCGGCCACTCCTACATCAAGGCCGAGATGGCGAGCACGGGCGCGGTGTTCGGGGGCGAGCACTCCGCGCACTTCTACTTCCGCGACTTCTACGGCGCCGACTCCGGCATGCTCGCCGCCCTGCACGTGCTGGCCGCGCTGGGCCGCACGCCCGAGGGCACGACGCTGTCGGCGCTGGTGCAGGACTACGCCCGCTACGCGCGCAGCGGCGAGGTCAACTCGACCGTCGCCGACGCGGCCGACGCCACCGCCCGCGTGCTCGCCGACGTCCAGGCCGGCCCCGACCCCGTCGAGCTCGACCACCTGGACGGGGTCACGGTGTCCGCCACCGACGGCTCCTGGTGGTTCAACCTGCGCTCGTCCAACACCGAGCCGCTGCTGCGCCTCAACGTCGAGGCGGCGGACGAGGCCACCATGGTCCGGGTCCGGGACCACGTCCTGTCGGTCGTCAGGGCCGGCTGA